One region of Brassica napus cultivar Da-Ae chromosome A10, Da-Ae, whole genome shotgun sequence genomic DNA includes:
- the LOC106370056 gene encoding squamosa promoter-binding-like protein 8 → MLDYEWDNPSVIILSGEDRSHHHQQEPDPTRVLSIFDPTQTHHSQSSYSNTCPPLFPSLSNQQHLTVYGHQTSNQFHPSFVYDPRITNHPYSPSSDSIYGHPHHSALFSFDQTGSGGSGSSYNFLIPKTEVDVSRPLDFTSNRIGLNLGGRTYFSAADDDFVSRLYRRSRPGELGVGNTLSTPRCQAEGCNADLSHAKHYHRRHKVCEFHSKASTVVAAGLSQRFCQQCSRFHLLSEFDNGKRSCRKRLADHNRRRRKCHQSISKPTPDTTTTPQSPNDSGVKSSSSPSNALPTISLECFRQKQFQTTTTPSSSTSASSSNSMFFSSG, encoded by the exons ATGTTGGACTACGAATGGGACAACCCCTCCGTGATAATTTTATCCGGAGAAGATCGAAGCCATCATCATCAGCAGGAGCCTGACCCAACCCGAGTCTTGTCCATTTTCGACCCGACCCAGACCCATCATAGTCAGTCCTCTTACAGCAACACTTGTCCACCTCTATTTCCTTCCTTGTCTAACCAACAACACTTGACCGTCTATGGTCATCAGACCAGCAACCAGTTTCATCCATCCTTCGTGTATGACCCACGCATCACCAATCACCCTTACTCCCCCTCATCCGATTCAATCTACGGCCACCCCCACCACTCAGCCTTGTTCTCCTTCGACCAGACAGGGTCAGGAGGATCCGGATCTTCTTACAACTTCCTCATCCCCAAGACCGAAGTTGACGTCTCTCGGCCGCTCGATTTCACTTCCAACAGAATCGGTCTGAATCTGGGAGGGCGGACATACTTCTCGGCGGCGGACGACGATTTCGTGAGCAGGCTGTACAGGCGGTCCCGACCTGGTGAGTTGGGAGTGGGGAACACGCTGAGCACTCCAAGGTGCCAAGCGGAGGGATGCAACGCAGATCTGAGCCACGCCAAACACTATCACCGCCGCCACAAAGTGTGTGAATTCCACTCAAAAGCTTCAACGGTTGTGGCCGCTGGTCTTAGCCAGCGCTTTTGCCAGCAGTGCAGCAG GTTCCATTTGCTGTCGGAATTCGACAACGGGAAACGGAGCTGCCGTAAGCGACTTGCTGACCATAATCGACGCCGCCGTAAATGTCACCAGTCAATCTCCAAACCCACTCCGGATACTACCACCACCCCAC AGTCACCGAACGATTCGGGTGTAAAGTCTTCGTCGTCGCCATCCAACGCGCTGCCTACAATTTCACTGGAATGTTTCCGTCAAAAGCAGTtccaaacaacaacaacaccatcGTCTTCCACGTCAGCATCTTCCTCTAATTCAATGTTTTTCTCAAGCGGATAG